A section of the Roseivirga sp. BDSF3-8 genome encodes:
- the rho gene encoding transcription termination factor Rho — translation MYNIEELNVRLLSELKEIAEELGVKNYKRLPKKELIYKILDQQAVTPEKDLPPKKPTNTPSNSNDSDQSKEEKKEEKEPRKSESKGRKRVKRENVASTPDESPSEEKPAKETKPSKKDSGKGSDEEDLLSSFNIEAEDGGKSEAKKGDDRRKSRDDDSGRSEAKKSDSNRGDSNKGDSGRNESNRGESNRGDAKGGDSNKGDSSRSDAKGGDDSQHDGGRGDNKNESRQNDSNRGDSRKGDRQGGRGSKGDDDKKVRPVSVKEFDGIITNEGVLEIMQDGYGFLRSGDYNYLASPDDIYVSPSQIKLFGLKTGDNVKGQIRPPKEGEKYFALLRVESVNGKTTEEIRDRVPFEYLTPLFPEEKLNLSHKPDNFSTRILDLFSPIGKGQRGMIVAQPKTGKTVLLKQIANAIAKNHPEVYLMILLIDERPEEVTDMARSVKAEVISSTFDEQAERHVKVSSIVLEKAKRMVECGHDVVILLDSITRLARAYNTVVPSSGKILSGGVDANALHKPKRFFGAARNVENGGSLTIIATALIETGSKMDEVIFEEFKGTGNMELQLDRKLSNKRVYPAIDVPASGTRREDLLMDKEELQRVWILRKFMADMTSNEAMEFLLDRMKGTRDNAEFLISMNG, via the coding sequence ATGTACAATATTGAAGAACTGAATGTCAGGCTTCTTTCCGAACTCAAGGAAATTGCCGAAGAATTGGGTGTAAAAAACTATAAGCGGCTACCAAAAAAGGAACTTATCTACAAAATCCTTGATCAGCAGGCCGTAACTCCCGAAAAAGACCTCCCTCCCAAAAAGCCCACCAACACGCCTTCTAATTCTAATGACTCCGACCAGTCCAAAGAAGAGAAAAAGGAGGAGAAAGAACCTCGTAAATCAGAAAGCAAAGGCAGAAAGCGCGTAAAGCGTGAAAACGTGGCCAGTACACCTGATGAGAGCCCTTCAGAGGAAAAACCCGCTAAAGAAACCAAGCCCTCTAAAAAAGACTCTGGTAAGGGGTCAGATGAAGAGGATCTGCTGAGCAGTTTTAATATTGAAGCAGAGGATGGTGGCAAAAGCGAGGCTAAAAAGGGTGATGACCGCAGGAAATCACGTGACGATGATTCAGGCAGGTCTGAAGCTAAAAAAAGCGACTCTAACAGAGGCGACTCTAACAAAGGCGACTCCGGTCGGAACGAATCTAACAGAGGCGAATCCAACAGAGGCGACGCCAAGGGAGGCGATTCTAACAAGGGTGACTCCAGTCGGAGCGACGCCAAAGGAGGCGATGACAGCCAGCATGATGGTGGAAGAGGCGATAACAAAAATGAGTCACGTCAGAACGACTCGAATCGTGGTGACTCCCGCAAAGGAGACCGCCAGGGTGGCAGAGGGTCTAAAGGTGACGATGATAAGAAGGTACGCCCCGTCAGCGTAAAAGAATTTGACGGCATCATCACTAATGAGGGTGTACTGGAGATCATGCAGGATGGCTACGGCTTCCTTCGCTCGGGTGATTACAACTACTTGGCGAGCCCTGATGATATTTACGTATCTCCCAGCCAGATAAAACTTTTTGGCCTGAAAACGGGTGATAACGTGAAAGGGCAGATTCGTCCACCAAAAGAGGGAGAGAAATACTTTGCCCTGCTTCGCGTGGAGTCTGTAAACGGCAAGACAACTGAGGAAATACGTGACAGAGTACCTTTTGAGTACCTGACTCCTCTGTTCCCGGAGGAAAAGCTTAACCTGAGCCACAAGCCGGATAACTTCTCTACCCGTATTCTGGACCTGTTCTCCCCTATCGGTAAAGGCCAGCGTGGTATGATCGTAGCCCAGCCTAAAACAGGCAAGACAGTGCTGCTTAAGCAGATCGCGAATGCGATTGCGAAAAACCACCCTGAAGTATACCTCATGATCCTGCTGATCGATGAGCGTCCTGAGGAGGTAACGGATATGGCCCGCAGTGTAAAGGCTGAAGTAATCAGCTCTACATTTGACGAACAGGCGGAACGCCACGTTAAGGTTTCCAGCATCGTACTGGAAAAAGCGAAAAGAATGGTGGAGTGCGGACATGATGTGGTCATCCTGCTGGATTCTATCACACGACTTGCAAGAGCTTATAACACGGTGGTACCTTCCAGTGGAAAGATTCTTTCCGGTGGTGTGGATGCCAATGCACTGCATAAGCCTAAGCGCTTCTTCGGAGCTGCCCGAAACGTTGAGAACGGCGGGTCACTTACGATCATCGCTACGGCTCTGATCGAGACTGGGTCTAAAATGGATGAGGTGATCTTTGAGGAATTCAAAGGTACGGGTAACATGGAACTGCAGCTTGACCGTAAGCTCAGCAACAAGCGTGTTTATCCTGCTATTGATGTACCTGCTTCCGGTACTCGGCGCGAAGACCTGCTTATGGACAAAGAAGAACTGCAGCGTGTGTGGATACTTCGCAAGTTCATGGCAGACATGACCTCTAATGAGGCTATGGAATTCCTTCTCGACAGGATGAAAGGCACCCGCGACAATGCAGAATTCCTTATATCTATGAATGGATAA
- the corA gene encoding magnesium/cobalt transporter CorA translates to MKNFFKNAIKQVGLPPGTAVYTGDEAREPLHISFYEYNVDKLEETTFTSVPELLVHEKKTNCKVWINLDGTAHTDEVRQLCEAYNIHPLTIEDILSQDQRPKVEDNGDYIFVVLKMFTLLDEEEMVHTEQVSFVLGKDFVLSFQERKGDNFGPVRNRLRIGRGRIRKSGSDYLLYVLIDTVVDYYYVILERFGDLMAELEGELLHEAEEEDLNTLYTLKREMLHVRRSVWPLREVVNKLERDPLPLLKKETRLFMRDVYDHTIQVIDTVETYRDVLNSMLDLYQSTLSNQMNGVMKVLTLISTIFIPLTFIAGIYGMNFQHMPELDWEYGYTMVWVLNIVITAGMIFVFKKKKWL, encoded by the coding sequence ATGAAGAACTTTTTTAAAAATGCCATCAAGCAGGTGGGGCTTCCGCCCGGTACTGCTGTGTACACCGGAGACGAAGCCCGGGAGCCGCTTCACATCTCTTTTTACGAGTATAATGTGGATAAACTGGAGGAGACTACCTTCACGTCAGTCCCCGAATTACTGGTCCACGAGAAAAAGACTAACTGTAAGGTGTGGATCAATCTTGATGGCACGGCACACACGGATGAGGTGCGTCAGCTTTGTGAAGCCTATAATATTCACCCGCTTACCATAGAGGACATACTGAGCCAGGACCAGCGCCCAAAAGTGGAGGATAATGGCGACTACATTTTTGTGGTATTGAAAATGTTCACTTTACTGGACGAGGAGGAAATGGTACACACGGAGCAGGTTAGCTTTGTGCTGGGTAAGGATTTTGTACTTTCATTCCAGGAGAGAAAAGGTGATAACTTTGGTCCGGTACGTAACCGCCTGCGGATAGGCAGGGGCAGGATACGGAAGTCAGGATCGGATTACCTGCTATATGTGCTGATAGATACAGTGGTGGATTACTACTATGTGATCCTGGAGCGGTTTGGTGACCTGATGGCTGAGCTGGAAGGTGAGCTACTGCATGAGGCGGAAGAGGAGGATCTGAATACTCTCTATACTCTAAAACGGGAGATGTTGCATGTGCGCAGATCGGTTTGGCCGCTACGTGAGGTGGTGAACAAACTGGAGAGGGACCCTTTGCCTCTTCTCAAAAAGGAGACACGACTATTTATGCGGGACGTATATGACCACACGATACAGGTAATTGACACAGTAGAGACGTACCGCGATGTGCTAAACTCTATGCTGGATCTGTACCAGAGTACTTTAAGCAACCAAATGAATGGTGTAATGAAGGTGCTGACGCTGATAAGCACTATCTTCATCCCTCTAACGTTCATTGCGGGTATATATGGCATGAACTTTCAGCATATGCCTGAGCTGGACTGGGAGTACGGCTACACGATGGTATGGGTACTAAACATAGTGATCACTGCGGGGATGATATTCGTGTTCAAGAAGAAGAAATGGTTATAG
- a CDS encoding RDD family protein gives MNQEYRLSYCKVCQNKKFNPETGLVCGLTNEKPDFMESCDHYLSSETEQRSILSSSVSGLVQQVSRGKRFAHFLIDSIVFYMGFLILGVGLGILSEVLGFDIDGLLYALSEGPISLLLEYGIFIGFYVLFEGLFQQTPGKMITKSIVVDENGEKLSTGKVIIRSLVRLVPFEAFSHFSDSRRSWHDKAGNSYVISKFDHEKIQKLKEEMKDNRLVNA, from the coding sequence ATGAATCAGGAGTATCGACTAAGCTATTGCAAGGTCTGTCAGAACAAGAAGTTTAATCCGGAAACGGGTTTAGTATGCGGGCTTACTAATGAGAAGCCGGACTTTATGGAATCCTGCGACCATTATCTGTCATCGGAAACAGAGCAACGCTCCATACTTTCCTCAAGTGTTTCGGGCCTGGTGCAGCAGGTGAGCCGGGGCAAACGTTTTGCGCACTTTCTCATTGACAGTATTGTGTTTTATATGGGCTTTCTGATTCTGGGGGTAGGCCTGGGTATATTATCGGAGGTATTAGGCTTCGATATAGATGGACTATTATATGCCCTGTCAGAAGGACCGATAAGCTTACTTCTGGAATACGGCATATTCATAGGGTTTTATGTGCTTTTTGAGGGACTGTTCCAGCAGACTCCGGGTAAGATGATCACAAAATCTATTGTGGTTGATGAAAATGGTGAAAAGCTTTCAACCGGCAAGGTAATTATCAGGTCATTGGTACGTTTGGTGCCCTTTGAGGCTTTTTCACACTTCAGCGACAGCAGGAGAAGCTGGCACGATAAGGCCGGAAACTCTTATGTGATCTCAAAATTTGATCATGAGAAGATACAGAAGCTTAAGGAGGAAATGAAGGACAACCGTCTGGTCAACGCTTAA
- a CDS encoding NAD(P)-dependent oxidoreductase gives MNKINLGIIKEGKVPVDHRVPFTPQQAANIDQTYPNVSVWCQKSDIRCFEDKEYQEAGIQVVEDMSHCDILFGVKEVPIRELIAGKTYLFFSHTIKAQSYNRELLREILKKNITLIDYEVLTDTTARRLVAFGRYAGIVGAYNGILTFGRRFGLFNLKKASDAFDLRELTTEYSKAALPPIKIALTGSGRVAGGAMEVLNGMGIKQVTPQEFLEQTFNEPVYAQLKSLDYNRRKDGQEREKGDFYLSPEAYTSDFGKYARVADMLIASAYWDPAAPRLFTEEDTTNPDFAIKVIADITCDIEGSIPTTKKATTVADPVYDYDPSTREIKPAYSGKEHISVMAIDNLPCELPRDASEDFGKDLQLHILPHLLGSDEDSIIERATIAKDGHLTSRYAYLEAYVSGGSGDAVPV, from the coding sequence ATGAACAAGATCAACCTGGGAATAATAAAGGAAGGAAAAGTACCTGTAGACCATCGCGTCCCTTTTACACCCCAACAGGCCGCTAACATAGACCAGACCTACCCCAATGTTTCCGTCTGGTGCCAGAAGTCCGATATCAGATGTTTTGAAGACAAAGAATATCAGGAAGCCGGCATTCAGGTAGTTGAAGACATGAGCCATTGTGATATTCTCTTTGGCGTAAAGGAAGTGCCCATCCGGGAGTTAATAGCCGGTAAAACCTACTTATTCTTCAGTCATACCATCAAAGCCCAGTCCTACAACCGCGAGTTGCTACGCGAAATACTTAAAAAGAACATAACCCTTATTGACTACGAGGTTCTGACCGATACCACTGCCAGGCGATTAGTGGCCTTTGGGCGCTATGCCGGTATAGTGGGCGCTTATAATGGTATACTCACATTTGGCAGGCGGTTTGGCTTGTTCAATCTGAAAAAAGCCTCTGATGCCTTCGACCTTCGCGAACTTACCACCGAATATAGCAAGGCAGCATTGCCACCCATTAAGATTGCACTTACAGGCAGTGGCCGGGTGGCAGGAGGAGCCATGGAAGTGCTAAATGGCATGGGGATTAAGCAAGTCACCCCCCAGGAGTTCTTAGAGCAAACCTTTAATGAACCTGTCTATGCCCAGCTTAAAAGCCTGGACTACAACCGCCGAAAGGACGGGCAGGAAAGAGAGAAAGGCGACTTCTACTTAAGCCCTGAGGCCTATACCTCCGACTTTGGCAAGTATGCTAGGGTGGCAGACATGCTTATTGCTTCTGCTTACTGGGATCCTGCAGCTCCGAGGCTCTTTACTGAAGAAGACACCACCAACCCCGACTTCGCTATTAAGGTCATTGCGGATATTACATGCGATATAGAAGGCAGCATACCCACCACTAAAAAAGCCACCACCGTTGCCGATCCGGTCTATGACTATGACCCGTCAACCCGTGAGATTAAACCCGCCTATAGTGGCAAAGAACATATTTCGGTGATGGCCATAGATAACCTGCCCTGTGAGCTACCCAGAGATGCTTCTGAAGACTTTGGGAAAGACCTGCAGCTGCATATTCTGCCTCACTTATTAGGAAGTGACGAGGATAGTATCATCGAGCGCGCAACCATTGCCAAAGATGGCCATCTCACATCCCGGTACGCTTACCTTGAAGCATATGTCAGTGGAGGGAGCGGCGATGCCGTGCCCGTATAA
- a CDS encoding C40 family peptidase translates to MERYTKEGGWLNGLLILLMVFSFGCGAGKKARVRDNKVNTAISTARSYTGTPYRWGGTTRSGMDCSGLLITSYGAAGIAIPRTAKAQSKYGKKVSIYELKPGDMVFFAAKKGRRKVTHAGMVTEVNGRHDVRFIHASTSLGVTENNIFSDYYKKIFVRARRPF, encoded by the coding sequence ATGGAGAGATATACTAAGGAAGGCGGGTGGCTAAATGGGCTGCTGATACTATTGATGGTTTTTAGCTTTGGGTGTGGTGCAGGCAAAAAGGCACGGGTGAGGGATAATAAGGTCAATACGGCTATCTCCACAGCACGCTCATACACTGGCACTCCTTATCGATGGGGAGGCACCACACGCTCGGGAATGGATTGCTCGGGTCTGCTGATCACTTCTTACGGGGCAGCAGGGATAGCCATACCGCGCACGGCAAAAGCTCAAAGTAAATATGGAAAGAAGGTGAGTATATACGAGCTTAAACCGGGTGATATGGTGTTCTTTGCTGCTAAAAAAGGGCGACGCAAGGTCACTCACGCGGGTATGGTTACTGAGGTAAACGGACGCCACGATGTACGATTTATCCATGCGAGCACGTCTCTTGGGGTTACTGAGAACAATATCTTCTCTGATTACTATAAAAAGATTTTTGTGAGGGCCCGGAGGCCTTTTTGA
- a CDS encoding SMI1/KNR4 family protein, protein MTINKAEFWDLNYYENPPLTDKMIKQAEAELGVKLPDSFLDLLKIQNGGYTKGFAFPMTKKTTWSDNHVPLTELFGIVLDKGSESAHNIMQSGYMTQEWGLPEKQILLTGDGHWWITLDYRQGSIPTVRWIDCECGEDIHIADSFNDFFNGLLSEDKFAD, encoded by the coding sequence ATGACAATAAACAAGGCTGAATTTTGGGATTTAAACTATTATGAAAATCCACCTTTGACTGATAAAATGATTAAGCAAGCGGAAGCAGAGTTAGGAGTAAAACTACCTGATTCTTTTCTTGATTTACTTAAAATCCAAAACGGTGGATACACAAAAGGATTTGCCTTTCCGATGACTAAAAAAACTACATGGTCCGATAATCATGTGCCTTTGACTGAATTGTTCGGGATTGTGTTGGACAAAGGATCAGAATCAGCTCATAATATTATGCAATCTGGCTATATGACTCAGGAATGGGGACTGCCAGAGAAACAGATTTTATTAACAGGTGATGGACACTGGTGGATTACCCTTGATTACCGACAAGGCAGCATTCCGACTGTTAGGTGGATTGACTGTGAATGTGGAGAAGATATTCACATTGCCGATTCTTTTAACGATTTCTTTAATGGGCTATTAAGTGAAGATAAGTTTGCTGATTAA
- a CDS encoding N-6 DNA methylase, with translation MLDTSTKKRIDDCRDILVGKLPDPKAQIEQITIGLIYKFMDDMDKEAIDLGGRAKYFSDFTVPDPAFPDDRTKDKTVEFSRYAWDKLFDTRVTAAEMLRLYSDAIEGMEKNPNIPQLFRDIFNNAYLPYRDPETLKLFLKTIGEFEYTHSEKLGDAFEYLLSVMGSQGDAGQFRTPRHIIDFLVAIIDPDKGDTILDPACGTAGFLISAYKHILLKYTKANKEGLSIYEYNKLEKKPFTNLGDRLTPDDRKKLIQNFTGYDISPDMVRLSLVNLYLHGFTTPHINEYDTLSSEERWDENADVVLANPPFMSPKGGIRPHKRFTIDSKRSEVLFVDYIAEHLTPTGKAGIIVPEGVIFQSGKAYKALRKMLVEDYLYAVVSLPAGVFNPYSGVKTSILLMDKVLAKQRNEILFVKIDNDGYNLGAQRTAVKGSQLEEAIALTHEFAASKEIPDSLLAHAVLKTEIAANGDYNLSGERYRVQNIINSNYPFTNLGNICSNYDGKRVPITQSVRQAGDYPYYGASGIVDYVSDYLFDEDLLLVSEDGANLLTRVTPVAFSVSGKVWVNNHAHVLKFESQSTQKYVEYVLNSMSLEPYITGSAQPKLNQKALKSIKIPLPPLSIQEEIVAEIEGYQKIIDGAKAVVAHYKPKIDIDPDWKMVELGEICDKFQYGSSKKSHSIGEVVCLRMGNIQNGEIDWSDLKYAPDDEEFEKYLLKSGDVLFNRTNSPVHVGKTGIYRGEKKAVFAGYLIRLIYKRELILGDYLNYCLNTKEAKDFCQRVKTDGINQSNINAKVLATFQIPLPNIETQHQIVAQIEKEQALVNANKQLIEIFEQKIKDRIAKVWGTSASSE, from the coding sequence ATGCTTGATACCTCTACCAAAAAAAGAATAGATGACTGCCGGGATATTCTGGTGGGTAAACTGCCGGACCCAAAGGCACAGATAGAGCAGATTACCATAGGCCTCATCTATAAGTTCATGGACGACATGGACAAGGAGGCTATTGACCTGGGGGGCAGGGCAAAGTACTTCTCTGATTTTACAGTGCCCGACCCGGCGTTTCCCGACGACCGGACAAAAGATAAAACGGTTGAATTCAGCCGGTATGCCTGGGATAAACTGTTCGACACCCGGGTAACGGCGGCCGAAATGCTGCGCCTGTATTCCGATGCCATAGAGGGCATGGAGAAGAATCCCAACATACCCCAACTGTTCCGCGATATATTCAATAATGCTTATCTGCCCTACCGGGACCCGGAGACCCTAAAGCTGTTTCTCAAAACCATCGGCGAGTTTGAATACACCCACAGCGAAAAACTGGGTGATGCCTTTGAATACCTGCTTTCCGTTATGGGCAGCCAGGGCGATGCCGGGCAGTTCAGAACGCCCCGGCACATCATCGATTTTCTGGTGGCGATCATCGACCCTGATAAGGGCGATACCATCCTGGACCCGGCCTGCGGTACCGCCGGATTCCTCATCTCCGCCTACAAACACATTCTGCTTAAATACACCAAAGCCAACAAGGAAGGCCTCAGCATTTATGAGTATAATAAGCTGGAGAAAAAGCCTTTCACCAACCTGGGGGATCGCTTAACACCCGACGACCGAAAAAAGCTGATCCAAAATTTTACGGGCTACGACATATCACCCGATATGGTGCGGCTGAGCCTGGTAAACCTCTACCTGCACGGCTTCACCACCCCGCACATAAATGAATACGATACCCTGAGCAGCGAAGAGCGATGGGATGAAAACGCTGATGTGGTACTCGCCAACCCACCCTTTATGAGTCCGAAGGGAGGTATACGGCCGCATAAGAGATTTACCATTGACAGCAAGCGTAGTGAAGTGCTGTTTGTGGACTACATAGCCGAGCACCTGACCCCCACGGGCAAGGCCGGCATCATCGTACCCGAAGGCGTCATCTTCCAAAGTGGAAAGGCCTACAAGGCGCTGCGCAAAATGCTGGTGGAAGATTACCTCTATGCCGTGGTGAGCCTGCCCGCCGGGGTGTTCAACCCTTACAGCGGTGTGAAGACCTCCATTCTACTTATGGACAAAGTCCTGGCTAAACAACGCAACGAAATCCTGTTTGTCAAAATCGACAATGACGGCTACAACCTGGGCGCTCAACGTACAGCGGTAAAGGGCAGCCAGTTGGAAGAGGCCATTGCCCTGACGCATGAATTTGCCGCATCAAAGGAGATTCCCGACTCTCTGCTCGCCCACGCCGTTTTAAAAACCGAAATAGCGGCGAATGGAGATTATAATTTGAGCGGGGAGAGGTATAGAGTCCAAAATATTATTAACTCTAATTATCCATTTACGAACCTCGGGAATATATGCTCAAATTATGATGGTAAAAGAGTTCCTATAACTCAATCAGTTAGGCAAGCAGGTGATTATCCGTATTATGGTGCATCAGGTATAGTCGATTATGTTTCAGATTATTTGTTTGATGAAGACTTATTACTCGTATCAGAAGATGGGGCAAACTTATTGACAAGAGTTACACCTGTTGCATTCTCAGTTTCAGGCAAGGTTTGGGTTAACAATCATGCGCATGTCTTAAAGTTTGAGTCCCAATCCACCCAGAAATATGTTGAATACGTATTAAACTCAATGTCTTTAGAGCCCTATATCACAGGATCTGCTCAACCTAAACTAAATCAGAAGGCCCTTAAATCAATAAAAATCCCCCTTCCGCCCTTATCCATACAGGAAGAAATAGTAGCCGAAATAGAAGGCTACCAAAAAATAATAGATGGTGCCAAAGCCGTAGTCGCCCACTACAAACCCAAAATAGACATCGACCCGGATTGGAAGATGGTGGAGTTGGGTGAAATTTGTGATAAATTTCAATATGGCAGTTCAAAAAAATCTCATTCAATAGGTGAGGTGGTTTGTCTTCGAATGGGGAATATTCAAAATGGCGAAATTGATTGGTCTGATTTGAAATATGCGCCGGATGATGAAGAGTTTGAGAAATATCTCCTGAAGTCTGGCGATGTACTATTTAACAGAACTAACAGTCCAGTGCATGTAGGTAAAACGGGAATATATAGAGGGGAAAAAAAGGCCGTGTTTGCTGGTTATCTAATTCGTTTAATATATAAGAGAGAATTAATCCTAGGAGATTACTTGAATTACTGTCTTAATACGAAAGAAGCTAAAGATTTTTGCCAAAGAGTTAAAACTGATGGAATAAATCAGTCTAATATAAATGCAAAAGTGTTAGCTACGTTTCAAATACCACTACCCAATATCGAAACCCAGCACCAAATCGTTGCTCAAATCGAAAAAGAGCAAGCCTTAGTGAATGCCAACAAGCAGCTCATTGAAATCTTTGAGCAGAAGATAAAGGATAGGATTGCCAAAGTCTGGGGTACTTCCGCAAGCTCAGAATAG
- a CDS encoding transposase, whose protein sequence is MNQKNRKSPRLKNWDYGRDAAYFITICTKDRENFFGEIVNGKMHVSPAGAIAHVLWHEIKNHAKHVELGEFVVMPNHIHGILILDRNGGDFGKNIGRDVAGFGGNVSVDGRNVGVIGRDVACNVPTNYVPTNNNDNVPTNTNTPTNRPTESGMDPLKNERMAAISPKSNTVSSIIRSYKSAVTKYCNRLGLAFAWQSRYHDHIIRNDESFHRIAEYIINNPLNWSDDRFHR, encoded by the coding sequence ATGAACCAGAAAAACAGAAAATCGCCCAGATTAAAAAATTGGGATTACGGCAGAGACGCCGCCTATTTCATCACCATCTGCACCAAGGATCGCGAAAATTTTTTCGGTGAAATAGTAAACGGCAAAATGCATGTCTCACCTGCAGGGGCCATCGCCCACGTGTTGTGGCATGAAATAAAAAACCATGCAAAACACGTAGAATTGGGTGAATTTGTGGTCATGCCCAATCATATCCACGGAATTTTGATATTGGACCGGAATGGCGGGGATTTTGGTAAAAATATCGGTAGGGACGTTGCCGGTTTTGGTGGGAACGTTTCCGTTGATGGTAGGAACGTTGGCGTAATTGGTAGGGACGTTGCATGCAACGTCCCTACCAATTACGTTCCCACCAATAATAATGACAACGTCCCCACCAATACCAATACCCCCACCAACCGCCCCACAGAATCAGGAATGGACCCATTGAAAAATGAACGAATGGCCGCCATTTCCCCGAAATCAAATACCGTTTCATCCATTATTCGATCCTACAAATCGGCGGTAACCAAATATTGTAACCGGTTGGGGTTGGCATTTGCCTGGCAATCCCGTTACCACGACCACATTATACGAAACGATGAATCCTTTCATCGCATTGCTGAATACATCATTAATAACCCCCTGAATTGGTCTGATGACCGGTTTCATAGATAG